The DNA window TTCTGGTAAGCTTTCCCCAGATTTTAACTCTGGAGAAATCATCAACAGCTTCTAGTCAAAACTTCTACAATCAAAATTTGTGAAGGAAAACATTGGCCTATGGATCAAaacctgagctgcagcagctgttggAACCCTTTGGGTGAGTACTTTTCTTAATTGATCAGCCTTATTAACACTGTGCACCTGATTGCTGGGATGTTGTCTGAGCTGGTGGTGCCCGTGGCTGGCtttggcagctcctgcaggatggggcCACACCAGAGCTGTGGCATTCTGGCCTTTGGGATCGTTTTTTAGTTCCATTTTCAAGCAGACCAGCTATGAACAATACTTGATAATGATTTcatagaagaaaaacaaatactgCACCATTAATCATGTCAGGATTACCAGAAATATGATTATTCTTACTGCTCTTCCCTTAGCTCCTAATTTCCCCCTTGAGTATTCCTGCAGTATCAGAATTCCTGGAAACTCCTTCCCCTTGAGTAGTCCTGCAGTTTTTACCAAGAACTCTTTTGCAGTTGAGTTTTTTGAACAGAAGCAAGCAATACCTGCAAAGGTGTCTTGCTTTTCCAGAGCCTGTTTCCAGTTGTTTGTCCTCTGTCTCCCTCACTTCTCATGCTCTGCAAGTCATTATTTCTTCCattcttttccccttctctcaCTTTATGTGAGTTTTCCAATTTGTATTTTCCacctttaaattaaattaacaatGTTCCCTTATCCCGCCTTTAACCCTAAACCCTTTAATCTTCCACTGGCTTCCTCAGTCTCTTAAAGCTTTGATTTTCCTCCAGGTTATATCCCTCTTCTCagttattattaattatttcctCCTGGAATTTCTGCCTCCCGTTTAACTCCTTCAAAATTAAGCTTTTAAATACCTTCTCCATCCACAGTCTGTCTCTCCTGGCACTTAAATGCTGAGAGCTGTAAAGAATTTTGGCCGTAATCTTACAAATCATGTCTTTGCCCCTGCAGTATTTTCCTCTTCGCCTGTCTGAGCTAATTATCATCtaactttttttacttttaattgtGAACTCTAGGAGAAATTTTAGAGTTTTAGAGGGGTACAGAGCTGCTTCTCCTCATTTTCCAGGAGTTTTGGCAGCCCCACACCTGGAGCAGGGACTGCAATGCTGGAAGCACAAATCCTGTCTTTTAACACCAGTGACCGACAACTGCTCCATTCCAGAGAgggcagggagacagggaaaccaagggatttcagtcatgaggggaaaatgggtgaGGCACAATTCCCACAGAACACTGGGGCTGCAGTTTCACTGTTGGAAGAAACTTGGAATTGCATAGAACCACCTACTCTCAAAGAATTAATTGTTGCAAAATCTCTTCAACCATCTACCCACAAACCTGCTGAAGCTTGAACCATCTTCAACCTTAATTCCCCTCTGTCAACCACTACCCTAAATCATTTTTCTATTCAAAACATCAGGCTTTTCTTCCTTGAATActgagggaggggaaaaaaaaggtaactaAATTTTGAGCATTCAGAACCAGATGCCAAAATAGAACATTACTCAAGAGGCTGTTCCTCACCTGGACacatgaagcagcagcagcaacacccAGGAACTGCTCTGTGCCTCCCTGTCACTGTGGGGACTTTATTCTTTTTACTACCACAGACCTCACCTCAGTTCAGAGGGGTTGTTAATAACTGACTGCAAACTTTTCAGGAGAACCTGGCCTGTAGCAaggagcagcacctctgtgtcCTCAGGATGTTGGAAGCTTTTTGGGTGGTAAGGTTGCCGTGTGTTGGcattctgtaaaaataaaatatataggACTTAACTTCTAAGATACTTATTTAGTGTGGCAGTATCAGTTTATGGAGAAAATGAGCTTGATGTAAAGTCGTATTTTTATTGAGCCAAGCAAGTTTTCCAAAGGCAGTCTGTCCTACTGTGGTCAGTTTGTTTCAGATTGCATATTTAATTTGtacacttcatttttttattgaaaactAAGTTATCCTTGCTCACCTCGAGATGGTTTAATTAGGAATTACAATTTGTTCCTGTCAGAATTCTCTTAACAGTTGTTCTCTTTGAGGTACAGCACTGCAGAGGGCTGTAAATCATTTCAGTGGAAGGTTTTACAGAACTGCAGAAAGAAAGCAATACTACTGTTTGTTTCTTCCTAAATAAATGTCACACCGAGGTCAAGGAAGGGAATATAGTGCATGCAGACCTAATAATTACATGACATTGTTAATTATCTCTCCTAAAACTGCAGCTGCAAACAGTCTGCAGTTAAAAGCATCTAGCAGGTATTCCACAAGGCTATAAATGAAAACCTCTCCATTTCTTGAAATGGATCAGCAGTTTTGTAATCCCTTTCAGCTCACCTCTGCTGGGAACTCCGTCTCCTACAGGGATTTAAATTTGCCACTTAATACACTGAATATTAAGGAACTGGAAATGCTTCCTATTGATTGTTGTAGCTCACCTACCTCTGAGGGCAGGACTCACTGCAGCTGAATCATTATCACTTTCTGAAAGTGCAGGCAAGCAGAACAGAGATCACTGTCTCTGAGTAAAGCTGTTTATATACAGTCTGACTTGCCTCTCATTCCCTAAAAACCCATAAATAGTGCTTCAGCTATGTACAGTCTCATAGAAGTGGGTCTTTATTCTTCCcacaaataaattatatatatttttttttttagaaaaccaAATGTTAACAAAGTATAAAAAGTAATGCCCTAACAAAACTACAGTGCTGTTATCATTCCATGTTATCTTTTGATTGCTGCagtaaaatatgtatttcttcaAAATACTGCTTCTTCCAACATTGTCTTGTACTCTCTTCATGGGAGACAGGAACCCCTTTGCATTCCAGCTCCAGTTCCGACTGAGCCGCCAGGTCCTGGAAGTTCAAGGCCACTGTTGCATAATGTTCTGAGGGAAGAAAACAGGACCCTTGAGTGAAGTGCTTTGTAAAGAATGACATTTGTTGGTGCTGATTCCCTTTCTGCTCTGCCTGAGCACAGCCTCTTTTCACAGCTCTCTGCACTGGGCTGTTCTCCGAAGGACACGGACCAAAGGAGTGTCCAGCCAAGACTGGGCCCTTCTCCCTGAAAAGGAGCCCTCCAGTATCAGAGATCCTTGGAAAAACTCACCATCAGGCCAGCTCCTACATCGCCACTTCAGGACAATTCTTTGGCTGGGAACCTGTGGAAGATAAGAAAGTTTTCCTTGTTAGCACCTGAGAGAATTCCCATTCCAGTTCTCCCTGCAATACAGGGAGAGGAGCATTATCTTATGGAATATTGGACACATGCATGTAAACAAGCGCAAggttggggtttggtttttgaaataaattgttttcatGGAGCTTTTAGCATGCTGCATTCCACTGTTCTGTTTTTGCTGTGAGAAAAGACCAGGACTCAGTGGTTACTGCACATAAAATACTGGTTTTCTTGCAGACTTTGAAACAAGGACAAGCCCGCTTTTCCCCACTGAAATTTCCAAGTGTGACCGAGTGATTGTGTTACACAACCCAGCCTGGCCCAGTACACAAGTCGGGCACTCCTGCAGATGAAAATGGTTTTTAGGACATTtcaaaactgcagctgagctccAGTTATCAGGTTTTTCCCTTCTATTTGCACCAGCAATCAGCTGGGACAGGGTAACACTTGCCCTGAATAGAAGAGAGATCATTTCCCCAGTTACAAAGGACTGTGTTGGGTTTTCTGCTCCCCACGCAGGTCCTTAGGTGCAGTCAGCCACTGCTCTTTTGgtgggacagaaaaaaaacacaacacaagCCCAACTGTTTGGGTTTGAAATAGAGGAGCTGAAATATGCACTGGAGAAGCTGAAATTCACAaatctgtgctgcttttttgcTCAGAAGTAGCCACCCTCCCCCTGCCTTTTTAAAGTAGAGTAGGAGCTTTTTACCAGTTCGGTGTATTCACCGCTGACACAGCCCTCAAACATCTGAAGTTTgcctcctttctctgcttcaaTCACAGCTGGGCACTTGGAGAACTTCTGTACCAActaacagaagaagaaaaacacaaaatgcaCCATGTTGGGAGACAAGGGAGGGGTGCTGCAGGACTTAACTGACCCCTGATACACCTGGATGGAAGCCCTTAAACACTCCCCAGGCTTTTGATTTTATACAGCAttgctgggctggtggcaggggCCAGTGGGTGCCACAGTGAGAATATTAATGCTGAGAAACTTGCACTGGAGACCAGCACAGGCTCTGCCCCCACCACATCCACAGCTGTAGACACAACTGGCAGCTTCCAATCCaggaaatgagggaaaaggagcagcagTTTTAGGAAGCTGCAGAAGAGCTACTAAGAGCCATTTCTGTTTCCCAGCCCTAGCCCTGGCTTTGTAATTTAAAGTTCTCCAATACCAGCCCAGACTCGTTTGAAGGACACAAACCCAGAATCAGTAATTGTGTGTTTCACACCCTGTAAGCAACAGTATAATCACCTCCAGTAATTAATCTAATTATGCTGTGGGTAACAGCAGTGCCAAGACTTTGCCCTTCAGGCTCCTCAACAACACCTACATCAAAGCTTTTGTTAAGGACAGCTCAAGGAAGCTGCACCCAAACCACCTAACAGTGCAGCTTCACTGTTAGGGGAACAACTGGCCAAAAAAGGTCTAAGGCAGGCTAATAAATTCTCATCAGATGGAATTTGTACTTGACACTGTGACAAGTACAATCACCCAACTCTTCAGCAACATCAACATGCACATTCAGTTAAAATAACCTGAAAGTATCACTTACTTCCTTCTTTGTGAAGATGCTGTAAAGTTCATCAGCTGGAGAGTTGAAGACTTCCCTCATATGTATCCTCACTGTTGGAATTTTTACTCCAACCATATCCAGAGACTGGGGTGTAACAGAGTCCTGCAAAGCAAACAGATATTCACAGGAATTAGTGTGAGATCTTGACCCTTAAGAAGTGCTGGCAGGGCAAGAGTGTTGTCACCTGCACATTCTCAAACACTGTGTGTGAAAACATGGCAATTACACACTGTACCTGTGTATTTACTCAGCAGTTTTATTCATCAGGAGTCACTACATTCAGTGGGAAAACCTGAAGCCAACATACCTGCACAGTGCTCCCACTTGGTTTTCGCTCTGTGGCCAGTTCCTGACCACCAGGAGCTTTTGTTGGCAGAATCATTCCCAAGGTGAACTCTGTAATGGAGAAAAGCACTTTTCAGTGTAAAACTCAGCTGTTGAACCCCCCTGACATTCAGATATTCAGTGAAGATCACCAAAACCCTGGAGAATGGGTAAAACTGTGCAGGACATAAAGCTCCATCTGGTTTCCCCAGTTTACCCTTATGCTTCCATCAGGAATGGAGCTAACAGCAATTTCCCTTCAAAAGGCTTTTCCAAGTTACCTGACCCCAAATCAGTAACATCTGCACAGATTTctggcagcacagcagatgTTCAGATCAAAGAGAAATAATACTCAAAGAAATTCCTCTAAGCTTGGCAGAAGACTGGAGTGAAACTCAATACAGAATGGGAGCAACCCCTGTCAGAGGCTGCTGCCCCTTGACTTTCCAGTGTTAAAGAATCTTTGGACACCTTAAAAATCATACATGGTAATTCCTCAAGCCAAAAACTGCTGGATCCAACTTGGGAAAATGACACAGCttttgacaaaaaaaagaagtaataatTTAGCAAAGTAGTTTACAATCAGAGATGCACCTGATAACAATTTGACTACAAGCTGTAAATGCATCTATTTTTTGAGCATACTTTCCTGGTTCTTGGAAACAGCTGCAATTCACAAAAATACCACAGttcaaaaaagaaaggaaagtttAAATTTGGTTCACCTTTGGTTTAGAAGAACAGGTGAAAATTTATAAATGTACTAAGTTTACAATAATAATACCTTAGAATCTCAAATGCTAATGGCAGGCTTAAAGATGAGCAGAGAATGTATTTATAGAgtgaagaacagaaataaagacaGCATTTCAGAAATTCTTGAAAATAACTCATTTAATTAATAACTAAAACAAAGGGACACAAAAATAAGGCAGCAATTCAGGCAAGGaaggcatttttttaaaattagggAACAAAAAGAAATCCTTCTATTGGCCAGTCCTAGCAGGGCCAAGctgagccctggcagggcctgTGTGACCCAGGCACAGCCTCAGTCACTGCAGAACTTTCTGGACACAGCCACTTTTGAGAGCAAAAAAGATCCTGAGTGTCAGGACTAACTTAATTCATCTCAGCTGGtgacaattaaaaataaaaccagtacAAACCCAGGGATTTGTCAATATCTGACCAAGCTGTtcaggagaagcagctgcacAGAACACTGCCCAAGGTGCTGATTGATTCACCTGGTTTCATTTACCTGTTTTAAGTGCTTTCAGGTAGTCCCTCAGGGCCTCTCTGACTTTGGTGGTTCCTTCAGTTCTCATCAGGTCCTTCAGAACATCACCTTCCCCTTTCTTCTTGCTAACATTTatctagaaacagaaaaatgacagCATCTGAGAGACCCCGGTCATGAGCCTTTTGGGTTCTGGCAACAAAGGAAAGCATTTGGGCTTTGTTCACTATGCTCAGAGGACAGCTGCAATTTCAAATTCATGACCCTGGGGTAGCCAACCTTTGCTAAAAGGAAGTCCTCTTAAGACACAAATAAATGTGGTATCTCCACTCAGTCTAGATGATCAAGTTCATCAAGCCAGGAGCTGCTTCTCAGCAGAGGCTGTAGGGTCAGTGGGAGCCCAGTATCAACCATTATCCAACCAACACTGAGGTTCCTTAAGGTCTTAGGGCTGGGGGTGGTTTGCTGTCTTggtctgtgttttttttaagacaacAAGCAGTGTTCTTCTCAAATTTGTAGTTAAAATATCATCACAATCAATAATTAGCAAAACAGACTGCACATTCCTCACTGGTAAATTTGAGAATAGCGTAAGGCATTATTTCAAGTATAATAAACAAAAGTATGAAATAAACTATGCATGTGTAACTACCCCACTTAGTAACAGGATAAATCAAAATGTGATGCCTAGATGTTGATTAACTTTATTTAAGAATTGTGGACCTATACAGCCATACCAGCGTTGCACACCTACCTCTGTATCATCTACCTCATTTTCTTCTGACAGGTTAGGAATTTCAACAGATCCCTTATGTTTCTCACCAGACTCTTTCACTGTACCTGTATTAACATAACGAATTCTTAAATGCATCATTAAAAACTATTTCCCCCACAGCAAGAGTTTTACCCTTGGAATTCAGTTGTACAAAGGTGTTACCTGAAGGGAGTTGCCCCAAGGCTGATTTAAAGGAACTGAACAGTAACCTGAGCCTCTCGTGGGAGCTGTGTTCCCTATCCAGGTGCAccaggggatggacagggaccCACCTGCTCCCATCACCATCTCCCCTGCAGCTGTCACTTGCTCTGACACCCTTGACACCTGTCCCCAACACTGAATGTGCATCTAAGGGTGGGTAGGGGAAAATCATCTCCCCTGAATGTGTCAGCTCTGGATTCAGAAGCTCCCTGGAATGCTGACCATGCCCTCTTTAATGGTGTGAGAGCTCCCAACACACGCAGGCATGTTACCAGGAAACATACATGTGGATGATGGAGAGGTACacaattaacattttttaaaataggaaattCACATGCATATTTAGAGCACTTGCTATTAATTTTAACCACTTTACAATCACTGCACACTGCAGAAAGACTCAGCAAGGACAGGAATTATGCTCCACTTCTGATCCTTTGGAGCCTAGGCCAACCCCACTGAGCTGCCCCCCCATGCTGCCCTGCTCAGATCTACACGGAAAAGATTGAATTTAAGGTCTGAGGCTTTTTTTCTACAGTGAAGACTCTTCCCCTATGCCTTGCAAAAGTGTTTTGTTATTTAAATTAGCTCACTAATTAGATCAGATAAGATCTCCTCAGAAAGCAACAACACAAACAGGCAGGTCTGTCAGCTCAGTGTCAGAACACTATAAATCCAACAAGGCGCTTCATCAGCAAAACCCTCAAATTCCAACAGCCCAGGAGCCACCTGGATCCCACATTATTCCTGACCACCACTCATTATTTTAGTTACTTCCCTGAGCCCCCATGCAATAGTGGGGCACTGACAGAACCCAACTGGTCCAGATCCCAGTGAGGGGCTCCAACAAATGCCAGGTGCAGATCCCAGTGAGGAGCTCCAACAAATGCCAGGTGCAGATCCCAGTGAGGAGCTCCAACAAATGCCAGGTGCAGATCCCAGTAAGGAGCTCCAACAAATGCCAGGTGCAGATCCCAGTGAGGAGCTCCAACAAATGCCAGGTGCTTCCTGGCACCGAGGAGAGCGAAGGGCTGTTGGCAACACAAAGTGCAAAGATCCCTCCCCACTTGGGTCTGAGGCAATGAGGGATTGCACAACACACCAAGTCTGTTAATCCACAACTACACAgccacatccacacagggaCGGCAGAACTAGACCTTGGAGTCTCCCAGGAGAACCTGTCACTCAATAAAGCCATGGGAGCTGGATAAAGCCATTCTTGAAACACTCCTGGGCCCACAAAGCCACCTCAGtgtgctcttccctgctccctttCCAGCACCAGGATCAGAACAGGAAAACCACACAACATGGTCTTTGCAGACAATAAAACCAATCTTATTTTTGGCTGCTCTCCCCAGAAAGGAAGTGCAGGCATGCAGGAAGGAGTTTTGGGAGCAGAAACAAGCTTGACTTCATTCAGCTAATCCATTTAGCAATTTTCACAACCcctaaaataaaagttttacaGTGACAGTGTCTGTGCTGGGCAGCAAAGTCCAACCAGTGAACAAACAGAGCTGGTGGATCAACGTGATACAGGCAGAATGTCAGTGCAGCTCTGCATTTTCACTACCACTGTAATGTAAACAAGCTTTACTACCTTTTATCACTCAATCAAATTATGTGCTGGAATTTCATTGGAATTCCGTAACAGACCTgagaataaattatattttggtTTCCTGCCAGTCCAAGGTGAAGCACACATCTCAGAAAGACCCACTTACAACACACTGTTGAAATACCTGCTTTAAAAGGACAAACATGTTTTTACAAAGCTTCCACCACAATGTGGAATGATCCATTAAAATCCTCATTACATCCTCTAAAAAATGATAAAACAGCCATTTTGCTCAATTTTAGTGCCATTAAGTACAAGCTCAGTTCCTCACTTTCTCGTTTCTCTCTTATCTAAATTGCTAAGCACAATGTTTTTCCTACACTGGACTTTCCAAACCAGCTGcaaatttcaggatttttatcATTTGTCCTTACATACCCACATTTTCATCATAGCTTGAAGTCCTAATTATCTTTGAAGACTTGTAGAACTAATTACAGTTTTTTAGTTCATTCTGAACTCTCACTTCTAATTTAGAGCTCTCAAAACACACAACATGATGGctatcacaaaaaaaatcatcagcCTCGGGGGTTTCTTTTTTAGAATTTCCTGTGTAGTAGCCAACTCATTTAAAATTAAGCTCTCAAAGCCATGATTCACTCAGTATAGCAAAGCAGCCAGCACAAGTCAGAGCTGTCTCTAAACACTGACCAGCATAAACACCTTGCAGAGAAACAGTTCAGAGAGAACTTCCATagaaatacaaacaaaacaCTGCCTGCTTCTAACTTTATACTCTGAAATAAACCACACAAAGCCAAACTAACCTCTTTTTAAAGCTTAACTTTAAGAAGTCAAGAAGctgattaaaattattttatctacACTGATTTAAACTGCACAACACTATGATATTTGCCTTGCTCTCTGTTAATATTTACACCACAACTCTAAGTATGGTCTTAGTTTATAACACACTTGGAACATATAAAACTATCTAAAACAAACAATGGTACTTAAAGTCCTCTCTTAGGGTGGGTGCAGATTTCAATTCCAGATCTGCTCTGGCCTCAGCAATATTCCAGTCAGGCAAACCTCCACACCCAAGGGCTGAGGAATACCGACAGTATTTGGGGAAGCACTGCCTGTCACCTGGCACTACAACACCCAGGGACAATTTCCTGTGCAGGCTCATTccatcagctgctcctgcttcttgCTCCAGTGCAAGACACGGGCCACAATTTCCTGTCAAGTTTTAGGCGTTTAATAAATGGAAAGAATTCCTTAGTATCACCAAAAGCCAATCTGCAAAGAAAGAGCTTGTCATGGGACAAGCACAGCGGAAGGCAACTCCAAGAGCTGGGATTGCAAACGGATatggcaaaacaaaaaactgtacaggcacagcccccagtACCCCAAATAAACACGAATTACTTCTGTTTCCCACTACAGTTTTATCCTCATGTCATCTGTAATCCTCAGTGTAAACTACAGTTGGCTTTTGGGAACAGCTGTAATGTGACGTCTCCTAGGTTTCCCTGCTCTCCACAGGCACGGAGCACACAGCTGTAATTTAGAGCTGCAATTTGGGCACAGCGGAACTAAAGCAGCCCCGGCACTCTGCTGTCAATACCACCACAATGCAGGCATTCACTTCGTGCAAAGCAAAGCGAGCAACCCCGTGCTGATACACCGGGAACGCAGTGCTAAGGAGTAAGCGGTGGAAAAAGCCTGGGCTCAGGGGAAAGAGCCAAGCTCGGGTTTCAAGGTTATTTAAGAATACGCATTTATCCAGTCCAGGCCCACATGGCTCCCGCAATCTCCCCACGACTCTGAGTCACTGCACCGAGACATTCCCGTTTTCCCAGCCCGGAGGGGACGGGTTCCTCTGCAGAGGGACGCTCCCGGTGGCAGCAGGGACCGGCACAGAGCCCACAGCGCCCGTGCCGACGCCACCTCCCCGGCCGGGCCCGGGACACGCTGCCGCCACggcccgccgctccccgccgaGCCCCTCGCACCGAGCCCCCCGTACCTTTCCAGCTGAGGCGCAGGTTCCACTCGTAGAAGAAGATGAGTTTCCCTTTGCGGCTGTTGCAGGACGCTTCGCCCTCCACGTGTTTGAGGTCGCCGATCTCGCAGCGCCCGGCCTCGCCCTCCACCACCAGCCCCTCCAGCACCTCCTTCAGCTTCCTCTTGGACCAGCTGGTCGCGTCCCGCTCCGTCCTGCCCCGGGAGGGAGCGGCGGGGTCAGCGCCGGCCGCCCGTTCCCCCCAGCCCTTCCCGCACCTCTCGCTCCCCCCGGGCTCACCAGTGCCAGTTGTTCACGTTGGTGGCGTCCGCCCGCTCCTCCACGATCCAGCGCGGGTCCCCCTGGCCCCACTTGGCCATGGCGCTGCCCGGCGCCGCCTCCGCCGCTCCCTCCCGGCCGCTTCCGCCGGCACCGCCAGAAGGTGCCAGAAACTTCCCCGCCCCgccggaggaggaggaggaaggcgaggccctgccctgcccttccTCCCGGCGCGGAGGGCggagggagcggggccggcagcTCCCGGAGTCTCCGCTGCGCCGGGGCTCCCCGGCCGCTCCTGTGCCCAGGAAAAGCCGCTCCTTCGGGGATGCTCCCGGCTCCGGGGGGAAGGCACCGCCTCACTGGaatagagggggaaaaaaaaaacgaaTAAAATGACAGGAAGATTAGAAAACACACTCTGGTTTTCAAAGGCTGCGGCGGACACTTCTGCGCAAAAGAACGGAagaattgatgccctaaaatTACTCCATCTGAAGCAATGACAAGGCAACGCCTCTGGAATCGGGTTTATTGTCTTGCCCATTTGACACGTgccaaaagaaattaaatacactGTGAGACAgcgctgctgctggggaagcaaCGCTGCAGTACAGCACTGCAGCCCTTCCCGCACATTGCTTGTTCTCTTCCTTACGCATCCTtgcaacagcagcagaattAATATCTGGATAACATTCCCATATTCTTATTGCTAATTTAATCCTGTCAAAGCTGTTCCAATGAGTCTCATTGTgatttttctaaagattttcTTCATCGAGTGTTCTTATCAGAGAGATGCATCATCAGCAGACTCATCATCTTCAGACTCATCATATCCAGGCTCTGGGTCCAAAATCACTGCCACCTCTGAAAATTTTACTCCTTTCAGTTCTTTCTCAGGGGTAGGCAATGTGGAATCAGGTGTTGAGGAAAGAGCTGGCTTCTGGTTTGTGTCTGTCAGAAAGGAATCCTGCAAAAAAGCAGAACGCAGGTGAGGCAGCTATAAATGATTGTGTGTGGAGAAATGATAAACAgtagaaattataaaattgtGAGCCCTTTACTGTTCACATTCCATAAAGACAGAAGAGAGTCATCACTTCTGGATGAAAGTCCTGCTCCTTCTTCTAGGCAGGGACAAACAGCCCCTCCTC is part of the Poecile atricapillus isolate bPoeAtr1 chromosome 3, bPoeAtr1.hap1, whole genome shotgun sequence genome and encodes:
- the LOC131578243 gene encoding activator of 90 kDa heat shock protein ATPase homolog 2-like; the protein is MAKWGQGDPRWIVEERADATNVNNWHWTERDATSWSKRKLKEVLEGLVVEGEAGRCEIGDLKHVEGEASCNSRKGKLIFFYEWNLRLSWKGTVKESGEKHKGSVEIPNLSEENEVDDTEINVSKKKGEGDVLKDLMRTEGTTKVREALRDYLKALKTEFTLGMILPTKAPGGQELATERKPSGSTVQDSVTPQSLDMVGVKIPTVRIHMREVFNSPADELYSIFTKKELVQKFSKCPAVIEAEKGGKLQMFEGCVSGEYTELVPSQRIVLKWRCRSWPDEHYATVALNFQDLAAQSELELECKGVPVSHEESTRQCWKKQYFEEIHILLQQSKDNME